The following are encoded in a window of Microbacterium sp. LWO13-1.2 genomic DNA:
- a CDS encoding GntR family transcriptional regulator — translation MAMSRTAQDSEARPATTQHPHRLQGALFQPIGDEGRAELVERRLVDAITRGHLRAGERLPSEADLSKSLGVAPVTVREALLALRGRGLVITKRGRNGGSFVAEHADPLSFAREALRTSSRLALRDLGAHYAAITGACVRLAARRADTSETQQVRRRMERLADLDPEQQRRLLDDVQIELVALSQSARLTREQMKLQAELSPYLRLVAHEVEDHRRQAAHLLAVIDAVEKADAEAAGRQTELMVTETIDALIELQTRIS, via the coding sequence ATGGCGATGTCGCGTACGGCACAGGATTCCGAGGCGCGTCCCGCCACCACTCAGCATCCGCACCGGCTGCAGGGCGCCCTGTTCCAACCGATCGGAGACGAGGGCCGGGCCGAGCTCGTCGAACGACGCCTGGTCGACGCGATCACGCGCGGCCATCTGCGCGCGGGAGAACGGCTCCCCTCGGAAGCAGACCTCTCCAAGAGCCTGGGCGTCGCCCCGGTGACCGTGCGCGAGGCGCTGCTCGCGCTGCGCGGCCGCGGACTCGTCATCACCAAACGCGGACGCAACGGGGGCAGCTTCGTCGCCGAGCACGCCGACCCGCTCTCCTTCGCACGCGAAGCCCTGCGTACCTCATCCCGACTCGCTCTGCGCGACCTCGGCGCTCATTACGCCGCGATCACCGGCGCGTGCGTGCGCCTGGCAGCGCGGCGCGCTGACACCTCGGAGACCCAGCAGGTGCGGCGACGGATGGAGCGGCTCGCCGACCTCGACCCGGAACAGCAGCGCCGGCTGCTCGACGACGTGCAGATCGAACTCGTCGCGCTGAGTCAATCGGCGCGATTGACCCGTGAGCAGATGAAGCTGCAGGCCGAGCTCTCCCCCTACCTCCGACTCGTCGCGCACGAAGTCGAGGATCATCGCCGCCAGGCGGCCCACCTCCTCGCGGTGATCGATGCTGTGGAGAAGGCGGACGCGGAAGCGGCCGGCAGGCAGACGGAGCTCATGGTGACCGAAACGATCGACGCGCTCATCGAACTGCAGACGCGGATCAGCTGA
- a CDS encoding fumarylacetoacetate hydrolase family protein → MRFAHLRRADSSHIALAVVEDADAILVSDLIPDAPATLQELIEGGADALDAIRSALGSSTAPRHPLGDFGYASAVLAPPAVLAVGLNYAAHSSELGLKTDSAPTVFTLWPNSLTGHEQTTSWPRSLSESVDYEAELGVLIGTPAKDVSADRALSYVWGYTVVNDITARDIQFSEAQWSRCKSFDGFTPTGPFVVTADEVADPQDLHIWTIVDGHTVQDASTGQMVRSVATLIAHLSQSLTLLPGTLISTGSPGGAGYSRDPQIFLRDRSTVTVGIDGIGELTTHCRILG, encoded by the coding sequence ATGCGGTTCGCTCATCTGCGCCGTGCCGATTCCTCTCACATTGCTCTTGCAGTGGTGGAAGACGCCGATGCCATCCTCGTCTCCGATCTGATCCCCGACGCACCTGCGACCCTGCAGGAGCTCATCGAGGGCGGTGCTGACGCGCTCGACGCGATCAGGAGCGCTCTGGGCTCGAGCACCGCTCCGCGGCATCCGCTCGGCGACTTCGGTTATGCATCTGCCGTGCTCGCTCCCCCGGCCGTGCTCGCCGTCGGGCTGAACTATGCCGCGCACTCCAGCGAACTCGGCCTGAAGACCGACAGCGCGCCGACGGTCTTCACCCTGTGGCCGAACTCGCTGACCGGTCACGAACAGACGACGTCCTGGCCGCGGTCCCTGAGCGAATCAGTCGACTACGAGGCCGAACTCGGCGTGCTCATCGGCACACCGGCCAAGGATGTGTCCGCGGACCGGGCGCTGTCGTACGTCTGGGGTTATACGGTCGTCAACGACATCACCGCCCGCGACATCCAGTTCTCCGAGGCGCAGTGGTCGCGATGCAAGTCGTTCGACGGCTTCACTCCGACCGGCCCGTTCGTGGTCACCGCAGACGAGGTCGCCGACCCGCAGGATCTGCATATCTGGACGATCGTCGACGGCCACACCGTGCAGGATGCCTCCACCGGTCAGATGGTCCGCTCGGTGGCGACGTTGATCGCACACTTGTCCCAGTCGCTCACACTGCTGCCTGGCACCTTGATCTCCACCGGCAGCCCCGGAGGCGCCGGCTACTCGCGCGATCCGCAGATCTTCCTCCGTGATCGCTCGACGGTCACCGTGGGCATCGACGGCATCGGCGAGCTCACAACGCACTGCCGCATTCTCGGCTGA
- a CDS encoding ABC transporter ATP-binding protein has product MIATAPATAAVDDDRAAPGSVTLSGVTKSFGEFTAVRDLDLDVASGEFLSMLGPSGSGKTTVLRMIAGFEEATSGSIRLSGVDVTRTPPHARQVNTVFQDYALFPHLTIAENVGYGLRVRGEGRRERAGRVHESLEQVRLDHVADRLPHQLSGGQRQRIALARALILRPQVLLLDEPLGALDKQLREQMQIELKQIQREVGITFIFVTHDQEEALTLSDRVAVFNNGRIEQVGTAREVYEYPQTEFVARFLGLSNLIGGELAEDLTGDRRTMSIRPERVRLTARDEPLGDGDVSLTGTVREVVYTGPATRYLVTADAGVDIIAEQPNAHHPTSGAAFGRGDLVRAAWTPEHAARLP; this is encoded by the coding sequence ATGATCGCTACGGCCCCCGCCACTGCGGCAGTCGACGACGACCGTGCCGCGCCGGGAAGTGTGACGCTGAGCGGTGTCACCAAGTCCTTCGGCGAGTTCACAGCCGTCCGCGACCTCGATCTCGATGTCGCCTCCGGCGAGTTCCTCTCGATGCTCGGCCCGTCAGGCTCCGGGAAGACCACGGTGCTGCGGATGATCGCCGGCTTCGAGGAAGCGACGAGCGGCAGCATCCGCCTGTCCGGTGTCGATGTCACCAGGACGCCACCGCACGCCCGCCAGGTGAACACCGTGTTCCAGGACTACGCGCTGTTCCCGCATCTGACGATCGCCGAGAACGTCGGTTACGGGTTGCGCGTTCGCGGCGAAGGACGCCGAGAGCGCGCAGGTCGCGTGCACGAATCCCTCGAGCAAGTGCGGCTCGACCACGTCGCCGATCGCCTGCCTCACCAGCTCTCCGGTGGTCAGCGACAGCGGATCGCCCTCGCGCGGGCGCTCATCCTGCGTCCCCAGGTGCTGCTGCTCGACGAGCCGCTCGGAGCCCTCGACAAGCAGCTCCGCGAGCAGATGCAGATCGAACTGAAGCAGATCCAGCGGGAGGTGGGCATCACCTTCATCTTCGTCACCCATGACCAGGAGGAGGCGCTCACGCTGAGCGACCGCGTCGCCGTGTTCAACAACGGACGGATCGAACAGGTCGGCACGGCTCGCGAGGTGTACGAATACCCGCAGACCGAGTTCGTCGCCCGCTTCCTCGGTCTCTCCAACCTCATCGGCGGTGAACTCGCCGAGGATCTCACCGGTGACCGTCGGACGATGAGCATCCGTCCGGAGCGCGTGCGTCTGACGGCGCGCGACGAACCACTCGGCGATGGTGACGTCTCACTGACCGGCACGGTCCGCGAGGTCGTCTACACCGGCCCGGCCACCCGCTATCTGGTCACGGCCGACGCCGGAGTCGACATCATCGCCGAGCAGCCCAATGCCCACCACCCCACGTCCGGAGCGGCTTTCGGCCGCGGGGATCTCGTTCGAGCCGCATGGACCCCTGAGCATGCGGCCCGGCTTCCCTGA
- a CDS encoding YceI family protein — protein sequence MTSIDIPGYRPGTWVLDPAHSEVTFSVRHMMISKVRGTFGIKNATLVAPENPLEAKVEASVDVTSIDTKDSGRDTHLRSADFFDTENFPTMEFVSTGARVEGGDFFVDGDLSIRGVTKPVSFEFDFGGFGTDPYGNYKAGASAVTTINREDFGLTWNAALETGGVLVGKEITISLDLQGALEQS from the coding sequence ATGACCAGCATCGACATCCCCGGCTACCGTCCAGGCACCTGGGTCCTCGACCCCGCGCACAGCGAGGTCACGTTCAGCGTCCGCCACATGATGATCTCGAAGGTGCGCGGCACCTTCGGCATCAAGAACGCGACCCTGGTGGCGCCCGAGAACCCGCTCGAGGCGAAGGTCGAGGCGAGCGTCGACGTCACCTCCATCGACACCAAGGACTCCGGTCGCGACACGCACCTTCGCTCGGCGGACTTCTTCGACACCGAGAACTTCCCGACCATGGAGTTCGTCTCCACCGGCGCCCGCGTCGAGGGCGGCGACTTCTTCGTCGACGGCGACCTCTCGATCCGCGGCGTCACGAAGCCGGTGAGCTTCGAATTCGATTTCGGTGGATTCGGCACCGACCCTTACGGCAATTACAAGGCCGGCGCCTCGGCGGTGACCACGATCAACCGCGAGGATTTCGGTCTGACCTGGAACGCCGCGTTGGAGACCGGCGGAGTCCTCGTCGGCAAGGAGATCACCATCAGCCTCGACCTGCAGGGCGCTCTCGAGCAGAGCTGA
- a CDS encoding FKBP-type peptidyl-prolyl cis-trans isomerase: protein MTDRTKPEFDAPTGPAPTELVVRDLIEGDGAEAKPGDTVTVHYAGVEFDSGEEFDSSWGRGETIQFPLRGLIQGWQDGIPGMKVGGRRELVIPPQLAYGPAGGGHFLSGKTLIFIIDLVAVG, encoded by the coding sequence ATGACTGATCGCACAAAGCCCGAGTTCGACGCTCCCACCGGCCCCGCTCCCACGGAACTGGTGGTCCGGGACCTCATCGAAGGCGACGGCGCTGAGGCGAAGCCCGGCGACACCGTGACCGTCCACTACGCGGGTGTCGAGTTCGACTCCGGCGAAGAGTTCGACTCCTCCTGGGGGCGTGGCGAGACCATCCAGTTCCCGCTGCGCGGTCTGATCCAGGGCTGGCAGGACGGCATCCCCGGGATGAAGGTCGGCGGACGCCGTGAACTGGTCATCCCGCCGCAGCTGGCATACGGTCCGGCCGGCGGAGGTCACTTCCTCTCCGGAAAGACGCTGATCTTCATCATCGACCTCGTCGCTGTCGGCTGA
- a CDS encoding aspartate ammonia-lyase, giving the protein MASAAPALTRTETDSLGSMEIPVDAYWGIHTARADANFPITKRPISVYPDLVRALAMVKQASARANREIGVLDAERADLIDRAAQRVIDGEFHDQFTVGVIQGGAGTSTNMNANEVITNIALEMAGREKGDYAFLSPIDHTNRSQSTNDVYPTAVKIGLSLTLQSLLDELDLLRRSFLGKAVEFHDVLKVGRTQLQDAVPMTLGQEFHGFATTLGEDHSRLGENASLMFEINMGATAIGTGITTHVDYAPVVLKHLREISGLDLETATDLVESTSDTGSFMSFSSSLKRNAVKLSKICNDLRLLSSGPQAGLGEINLPARQAGSSIMPGKVNPVIPEVVNQVAFAVVGADMTVTMAVEGGQLQLNAFEPVIAHSIFQSITWMRQAMWTLRVNCVDGITANRDRLGAMVGASVGVITALTPFIGYAASAALAKAALLTNRNVADLVVEAGLMSREEVIKQLSPARLSGLEAVTAAIPIIAAEDLTEI; this is encoded by the coding sequence ATGGCTTCTGCCGCGCCTGCCCTGACCCGCACCGAGACCGATTCCCTCGGGAGCATGGAGATCCCCGTCGACGCGTACTGGGGCATTCACACCGCCCGCGCCGACGCGAACTTCCCGATCACCAAGCGCCCCATCTCGGTCTACCCCGACCTGGTGAGGGCCCTCGCGATGGTCAAGCAGGCCAGCGCGCGCGCGAACAGGGAGATCGGCGTCCTCGACGCGGAGCGGGCAGATCTCATCGACCGGGCAGCGCAGCGCGTCATCGACGGCGAGTTCCACGATCAGTTCACCGTCGGCGTGATTCAGGGCGGTGCCGGGACTTCGACGAACATGAACGCGAACGAGGTCATCACCAACATCGCGCTCGAGATGGCCGGACGCGAGAAGGGCGACTACGCCTTCCTGTCGCCGATCGACCACACCAACCGCAGTCAGTCGACCAACGACGTGTACCCGACGGCCGTGAAGATCGGCCTGTCGCTGACGCTGCAGTCGCTGCTGGACGAACTCGACCTCCTCCGACGCTCCTTCCTCGGGAAGGCCGTGGAGTTCCACGACGTTCTCAAGGTGGGCCGCACCCAGCTGCAGGACGCCGTGCCGATGACGCTCGGCCAGGAGTTCCACGGCTTCGCGACCACCCTCGGCGAGGACCACAGCCGCCTCGGCGAGAACGCGTCGCTGATGTTCGAGATCAACATGGGCGCGACCGCCATCGGCACGGGCATCACCACGCACGTGGACTACGCGCCCGTCGTGCTCAAGCACCTCCGCGAGATCAGCGGCCTCGACCTCGAGACAGCCACCGACCTCGTCGAGTCGACGAGCGACACAGGCTCGTTCATGTCCTTCTCCTCGTCGCTGAAGCGCAATGCGGTCAAGCTGTCCAAGATCTGCAACGACCTGCGACTGCTCTCCTCAGGCCCCCAGGCAGGTCTCGGCGAGATCAACCTGCCGGCGAGGCAGGCAGGATCCAGCATCATGCCAGGCAAGGTGAACCCGGTCATCCCGGAGGTCGTCAACCAGGTGGCGTTCGCGGTGGTCGGTGCCGACATGACCGTGACCATGGCGGTCGAGGGCGGTCAGCTGCAGCTCAACGCCTTCGAACCCGTCATCGCGCACTCGATCTTCCAGTCGATCACCTGGATGCGTCAGGCGATGTGGACGCTGCGCGTCAACTGCGTCGACGGCATCACCGCCAACCGCGACCGTCTCGGCGCGATGGTCGGTGCATCGGTCGGCGTCATCACCGCCCTGACGCCGTTCATCGGATACGCGGCCTCGGCGGCACTCGCCAAGGCGGCACTGCTGACGAATCGCAACGTCGCCGACCTCGTCGTCGAAGCAGGGCTCATGTCGCGCGAAGAGGTCATCAAGCAGCTTTCGCCCGCCCGACTCTCCGGACTCGAAGCGGTGACGGCGGCGATCCCGATCATCGCTGCCGAGGATCTCACCGAGATCTGA
- a CDS encoding cache domain-containing protein, whose product MSTKTPTAIDAAATIVREYFSSPIRALLGWVTPLAEQLAAVERSGPLTRAKVDALVRPYALETLDLPGVPVYGAGFIAAIDLLSDARSHLAWWQGAERKQLVLASQSVNKENIDYSALEWYRVPMSTGDPHVAGPYVDYLCSDEYTITIAAPAEVNGTRIGVAGLDLLVSAVERELTPRFTALGHEVTLTNGVGRVVVSTDPRCATGDSIRGSRLEGLPRIACEGVALDVIVEEI is encoded by the coding sequence ATGAGTACGAAAACCCCCACTGCGATCGACGCAGCGGCAACGATCGTGCGGGAGTACTTCTCCTCGCCGATCCGCGCACTGCTCGGTTGGGTCACACCACTGGCCGAACAGCTCGCTGCCGTCGAGCGCAGTGGCCCTCTCACCAGGGCGAAAGTCGACGCACTGGTGCGGCCGTATGCTCTGGAGACGCTGGACCTCCCCGGCGTGCCGGTGTACGGTGCCGGGTTCATCGCCGCGATCGACCTGCTCTCGGATGCGCGCAGTCATCTCGCCTGGTGGCAGGGTGCGGAGCGCAAGCAGCTGGTTCTCGCATCACAATCGGTGAACAAGGAGAACATCGACTACAGCGCCCTCGAGTGGTATCGGGTGCCGATGTCGACCGGCGACCCTCACGTCGCCGGTCCCTACGTCGACTATCTCTGCAGCGACGAGTACACGATCACCATCGCGGCGCCCGCCGAGGTGAACGGCACCCGCATCGGGGTGGCCGGCCTCGATCTGCTCGTCTCCGCCGTCGAGCGCGAACTCACACCGAGGTTCACCGCGCTCGGGCACGAAGTGACGCTGACGAACGGCGTCGGCCGGGTCGTCGTCTCCACAGACCCGAGATGCGCCACCGGAGATTCCATCCGCGGCAGCCGACTCGAGGGGCTGCCTCGTATCGCCTGCGAAGGCGTCGCGCTCGACGTCATCGTCGAAGAGATCTGA
- a CDS encoding ABC transporter permease: MLRLSRTSKAILGVLVAVILAFMYIPLGLVVLNSFNAARIVSWPVTGFSLEWWGKAFSSEPVRIALLNSVLVASGATVIAVILGTLVAFALQRYSFFGQRAVNLLVVLPIALPGIVTGVALNNTYNRMLEPIGIQVGFYGMIIAHGTFCIVMVFNNVLARLRRLNPSIEEASQDLGATPWQTFRMVTFPQFRSALIAGAILAFALSFDEVYVTIFTAPPGVDTLPLWIMNQMARPNEANTVNVVATIVILASFIPVWVSQRLGRDITDRG, translated from the coding sequence ATGCTGAGACTGTCCCGCACTTCCAAAGCGATCCTCGGGGTCCTCGTCGCGGTCATCCTCGCCTTCATGTACATCCCGCTGGGACTGGTGGTCCTCAACTCATTCAACGCGGCGCGGATCGTCAGCTGGCCGGTCACCGGCTTCTCCTTGGAGTGGTGGGGGAAGGCGTTCTCGAGCGAGCCGGTGCGGATCGCTCTGCTCAATTCCGTCCTGGTCGCGAGCGGGGCGACGGTGATCGCGGTGATCCTCGGCACGCTCGTCGCCTTCGCGCTGCAGCGATATTCCTTCTTCGGCCAGCGGGCGGTGAACCTGCTGGTGGTCCTGCCGATCGCCCTCCCAGGGATCGTCACAGGCGTCGCGCTGAACAACACCTACAACCGGATGCTCGAGCCCATCGGCATCCAGGTCGGCTTCTACGGGATGATCATCGCGCACGGCACCTTCTGCATCGTGATGGTGTTCAACAACGTCCTCGCTCGACTGCGTCGGCTGAATCCGAGTATCGAGGAGGCATCCCAGGACCTCGGCGCCACACCGTGGCAGACGTTCCGGATGGTCACCTTCCCGCAGTTCCGCAGCGCCCTGATCGCGGGGGCGATCCTCGCCTTCGCGCTCAGCTTCGACGAGGTGTACGTGACGATCTTCACGGCTCCGCCGGGAGTCGACACATTGCCGCTGTGGATCATGAACCAGATGGCGCGTCCGAATGAGGCCAACACGGTCAACGTGGTCGCGACGATCGTGATCCTCGCCTCGTTCATCCCGGTGTGGGTGTCCCAGCGGCTCGGGCGCGACATCACGGATCGCGGATGA
- a CDS encoding extracellular solute-binding protein yields MRHKILATTAMAAVAVLTLSACSGGGEKPSTEGNGELQIEVPDIPMLGELGENESDVNIVAWSGFVEPAWSDEFTKETGCTVNRRVAGTSDEMVQLMRTGDYDLVSASGDASLRLIAGGDVQPLNLELIPSFGDDIVEGMKGQIYDTINGKSYGIPIGRGANILQYNSDVVTEEPTSWDVAWEKDSPYAGQVIAYDAPIYIADAAVYLMAHEPDLGIENPYALDEKQLAAAVELLKQQNEIVSEYWSDPAAQITSFAGGTTVLGTSWEVLRKLTEDDKFKSVLPEEGSTGWSDAWMLATEAKNPNCAYAWMDYASTPEVNGAIAMNFGMAPANAAFCETSDEAKVHCEYYNATNEEYFEKVWFWTTPIEQCIDGRPADEATCTNFQQWTDAWLSVKG; encoded by the coding sequence ATGCGTCACAAGATCCTGGCCACCACCGCAATGGCGGCCGTCGCCGTCCTCACGCTCTCCGCCTGTTCTGGCGGGGGTGAAAAGCCGTCCACCGAAGGCAACGGTGAACTCCAGATCGAGGTACCCGACATCCCCATGCTCGGCGAACTCGGCGAGAACGAGAGCGACGTCAACATCGTCGCCTGGAGCGGCTTCGTCGAACCGGCCTGGAGCGACGAGTTCACGAAGGAAACCGGATGCACGGTCAATCGCCGCGTCGCCGGCACCAGCGACGAGATGGTGCAGCTCATGCGCACCGGCGATTACGACCTCGTGTCCGCATCGGGCGACGCGAGCCTGCGCCTGATCGCAGGCGGCGACGTGCAGCCTCTCAACCTCGAGCTGATCCCGAGCTTCGGCGACGACATCGTCGAAGGGATGAAGGGGCAGATCTACGACACGATCAACGGCAAGTCGTACGGCATCCCGATCGGTCGCGGCGCCAACATCCTCCAGTACAACAGCGATGTCGTCACTGAGGAGCCAACGAGCTGGGATGTCGCCTGGGAGAAGGACAGCCCGTACGCCGGTCAGGTCATCGCGTACGACGCTCCGATCTACATCGCGGATGCCGCGGTCTATCTGATGGCGCACGAGCCTGATCTCGGCATCGAGAACCCGTATGCGCTCGACGAGAAGCAGCTCGCCGCGGCCGTCGAGCTGCTCAAGCAGCAGAACGAGATCGTCTCCGAATACTGGTCGGACCCCGCCGCGCAGATCACGTCGTTCGCCGGTGGCACCACCGTGCTCGGCACGTCGTGGGAGGTGCTGCGCAAGCTCACCGAAGACGACAAGTTCAAGAGCGTGCTGCCCGAGGAGGGCTCGACGGGCTGGTCGGATGCCTGGATGCTGGCGACCGAGGCCAAGAACCCGAACTGCGCCTATGCGTGGATGGACTACGCCTCCACTCCGGAGGTGAACGGTGCCATTGCGATGAACTTCGGCATGGCACCGGCCAACGCCGCATTCTGCGAGACGAGCGACGAGGCCAAGGTGCACTGCGAGTACTACAACGCCACGAACGAGGAGTACTTCGAGAAGGTGTGGTTCTGGACCACCCCGATCGAGCAGTGCATCGACGGTCGCCCCGCTGACGAGGCCACCTGCACCAACTTCCAGCAGTGGACGGATGCCTGGCTCTCGGTCAAGGGCTGA
- a CDS encoding PrsW family intramembrane metalloprotease, whose amino-acid sequence MSSGGPSQPQQPPSYTPPPAQPAAAQYSAQQYAQSPYLPPRSPQPEYGSALAQPTHYAPPAPAAPSPAPSLPSLPVPARKGRTVSIWLFGALGFLLIALIGYFVWALGALASGIGMVLALIPLTIVFLGVRLIDRWEPEPKRILFFAVAWGAIAAIGLTLLFDLGLTLLFGQRSDAVAAVIQAPIVEEFWKGLGVLLIYLTARRAFDGPVDGVVYGALVGAGFAFTENIQYFAISLIEGGGEQLTVTFVMRALLSPFAHAMFTALTGFAIGLAARRHAPVGAALGAGLLGMLGAILLHGFWNGSATFADFFGLYFTLQVPLFIGFILGIIALRREESRLTRMRLGEYAAAGWFTPEEVTMLATPAGRKTGLQWAASLRGDRRPLMREFIKDSAALAAVRQRAISGRDPLAAEDERALLIRTRATRAALLAY is encoded by the coding sequence ATGAGTTCCGGAGGACCGTCCCAGCCGCAGCAGCCGCCGTCGTACACACCGCCGCCGGCGCAACCGGCAGCAGCGCAGTACTCTGCGCAGCAGTATGCGCAGTCGCCGTACTTGCCGCCGAGGTCTCCGCAGCCGGAGTACGGATCGGCACTCGCGCAGCCGACGCACTATGCACCTCCGGCGCCCGCCGCCCCGTCTCCGGCGCCGTCCCTGCCGAGCCTGCCGGTCCCGGCGAGGAAAGGCCGCACGGTCTCGATCTGGCTCTTCGGTGCACTCGGCTTTCTGCTGATCGCCCTGATCGGCTATTTCGTCTGGGCGCTTGGTGCGCTGGCATCCGGTATCGGGATGGTGCTCGCGCTCATTCCGCTGACGATCGTCTTCCTCGGGGTGCGGTTGATCGACCGCTGGGAGCCGGAGCCGAAGCGCATCCTGTTCTTCGCCGTCGCCTGGGGCGCGATCGCCGCCATCGGGCTCACTCTGCTCTTCGATCTCGGACTGACCCTTCTCTTCGGCCAGCGATCCGACGCCGTGGCTGCCGTCATCCAGGCTCCGATCGTCGAGGAGTTCTGGAAGGGCCTCGGCGTCCTCCTCATCTACTTGACCGCGCGCCGTGCCTTCGACGGCCCGGTCGACGGCGTCGTCTACGGGGCTCTGGTCGGCGCAGGGTTCGCGTTCACCGAGAACATCCAGTACTTCGCGATCAGCCTGATCGAGGGCGGCGGCGAGCAGCTCACGGTGACGTTCGTGATGCGCGCGCTGCTGTCGCCGTTCGCCCACGCGATGTTCACCGCGCTCACCGGCTTCGCGATCGGTCTGGCCGCGCGGCGGCATGCTCCGGTGGGCGCGGCGCTCGGCGCCGGCCTGCTCGGAATGCTCGGCGCCATCCTGCTGCACGGTTTCTGGAACGGCTCGGCGACCTTCGCCGACTTCTTCGGCCTGTACTTCACCCTGCAGGTGCCGCTGTTCATCGGCTTCATCCTCGGGATCATCGCGCTGCGACGGGAGGAATCCCGGCTGACGCGGATGCGGCTGGGGGAGTACGCGGCTGCCGGATGGTTCACCCCGGAAGAGGTGACCATGCTCGCGACCCCTGCCGGACGCAAGACCGGATTGCAGTGGGCGGCTTCTCTGCGCGGCGATCGCCGCCCGTTGATGCGCGAGTTCATCAAGGATTCAGCGGCGCTTGCCGCTGTCCGTCAGCGGGCGATCAGCGGACGCGACCCGCTCGCCGCAGAGGACGAACGTGCGCTGCTCATCCGCACCCGTGCGACGAGGGCGGCGCTGCTCGCGTACTGA
- a CDS encoding ABC transporter permease — protein sequence MTRRTRIAGLLALPMTWLIGIYIFSLVMLLVTAFWVTDPFTSKVKPGFTLRNFEQLFINPAYLSTSVRTLGIALGVTVLSILIAVPLGIFMAKVAAPWLRALLAVAITLPLWAGYLVKVLAMRITFTKEGFFNWMLAPFGIEGPGFTLGTVVLTLTYLWLPYMAVPVYTAIRQLPPNLFDASADLGAGSWRTITTVVLPLIKPAIIAGSVFTFSLSLGDYLVARFVGGDTQMIGSVIASNINLNPPLAAAYSLVPIAFVVIYLVSVQRTGALERM from the coding sequence ATGACGCGGCGCACACGCATCGCCGGCCTCCTGGCCCTCCCGATGACCTGGCTCATCGGGATCTACATCTTCTCGCTGGTGATGCTGCTGGTGACCGCCTTCTGGGTGACGGATCCATTCACCTCGAAAGTGAAACCCGGGTTCACGCTGCGCAACTTCGAGCAGCTCTTCATCAACCCGGCCTACCTCTCGACATCGGTCCGAACACTCGGCATCGCCCTGGGCGTGACCGTGCTGTCGATCCTCATCGCGGTGCCGCTCGGCATCTTCATGGCTAAAGTGGCCGCGCCGTGGCTGCGGGCCCTGCTGGCGGTGGCGATCACCCTGCCCCTCTGGGCGGGATATCTGGTGAAGGTGCTGGCGATGCGCATCACGTTCACGAAGGAGGGGTTCTTCAACTGGATGCTCGCACCGTTCGGTATCGAAGGGCCCGGCTTCACGCTCGGGACGGTCGTCCTCACGCTGACGTACCTGTGGCTTCCGTACATGGCGGTCCCGGTGTACACCGCGATCCGGCAGCTGCCGCCGAACCTGTTCGATGCCTCCGCCGACCTCGGCGCAGGCTCCTGGCGCACGATCACGACCGTCGTGCTTCCGCTGATCAAGCCCGCGATCATCGCCGGCTCCGTGTTCACGTTCTCGCTCAGCCTCGGCGACTATCTCGTCGCACGATTCGTCGGCGGCGACACCCAGATGATCGGCAGTGTCATCGCCTCGAACATCAACCTGAATCCGCCACTCGCCGCGGCGTACTCGCTCGTCCCGATCGCGTTCGTCGTCATCTACCTGGTGAGCGTTCAGCGCACCGGTGCTCTCGAAAGGATGTGA